One region of Bombus affinis isolate iyBomAffi1 chromosome 3, iyBomAffi1.2, whole genome shotgun sequence genomic DNA includes:
- the LOC126914379 gene encoding serine/threonine-protein phosphatase 6 regulatory ankyrin repeat subunit A isoform X7, protein MSSNSKKTSGGKDEKKNPSSKEESPVSKDEAGGSASTGSIGGGTSADGTQPGSKPGSAGATSREAAQKLLGLAARGEWAPVDQLLKSLEKAVQSVGEDGPLLPLASIMDPATGMTPLMYAVKDNRTGLLDRMIELGADVGARNSDNYNALHIAAMYSREDVVKLLLSKRGVDPYATGGPRQQTAVHLVASRQTGTATSILRALLAAAGRDIRLKVDGRGKIPLLLAVEAGNQSMCRELLAQQAPDQLRATTTTGDSALHLAARRRDIDMVRILVDYGATVDMQNGDGQTALHIASAEGDETLVKYFYGVRASASITDHQDRTPMHLAAENGHASIIELLADKFKASIFERTKDGSTLMHIASLNGHSECATMLFKKGVYLHMPNKRGARSIHTAAKYGHVGIISTLLQRGEKVDATTNDNYTALHIAVENAKPAVVETLLGYGAEVHVRGGKLRETPLHIAARVPDGDRCALMLLKSGAGPNLTTDDGQTPVHVAASHGNLTTLLLLLEDGGDPMYKSKNGETPLHLACRGCKADVVRHLIEFVKERKGPETATAYVNSLTNEGASALHYAAQIEPSEVEIPGDDRAVIRALLEGGADVSLQTKQAQESAFHHCALAGNNEVLTEMISGMSATEVQKALNRQSAVGWTPLLIAAHRGHMELVTTLLANHARVDVFDLEGRSALHLAAEHGYLQVCDALLANKAFINSKSRVGRTALHLAAMNGYSHLVKFLVQDHGAAIDVLTLRKQTPLHLAAGAGQLEVCKLLLELGASIDATDDQGQKPIHAAAMNNYAEVAQLFLQRHPSLVMACTKDGNTCAHIAAMQGSVRVIEELMKFDRQGVISARNKLTEATPLQLAAEGGHAEVVKALVRAGASCADENRAGFTAVHLAAQHGHGQVLEVMRSSQSLRISSKKLGVTALHVAAYFGQADTVRELLTNVPGTVKSDPPTGGSLVGELGSESGMTPLHLAAYSGNENVVRLLLNSAGVQVEAATTENGFNPLHLACFGGHITVVGLLLSRSAELLHSSDRYGKTGLHIAATHGHYQMVEVLLGQGAEINATDKNGWTPLHCAARAGYLDVVKLLVESGASPKSETNLGSAPIWFAASEGHNDVLKYLMEKEHDTYALMEDKRFVYNMMVCSKSHNNKPIEEFVLVSPAPVDTAAKLSNIYMKLSEKEKERAKDLIAAGKQCEAMATELLALAAGADSAGRILTSMDRRNVEFLDVLIENEQKEVIAHTVVQRYLQELWQGSLNWNAFRTILLFVAFLICPPVWVVFALPLGHKYNNVPIIKFMSYLTSHIYLMVFLLLVGIIPIYPVVRPSLLPYWYEWCLLVMLSGLLLFELTNPSDKSGLGWIKLAVLLFGICGVAFHLMGFVLVQRQYWPTLLYLRNQLFALSFLLACVQILDFLSFHHLFGPWAIIIGNLMKDLARFLAVLAIFVFGFSMHFVALNQAFKNQSTQDMREDKKKKGAFYDGQAQRHHH, encoded by the exons ATGAGCAGTAACAGTAAAAAGACATCGGGTGGGAAGGACGAAAAAAAGAATCCCTCCAGCAAAGAGGAAAGCCCAGTAAGCAAAGATGAGGCCGGAGGATCAGCCTCGACGGGAAGCATCGGTGGAGGAACAAGCGCGGATGGAACACAACCTGGAAGCAAACCTGGATCGGCCGGAGCAACCAGCAGGGAAGCCGCGCAAAAGCTCCTCGGGCTTGCCGCGCGTGGAGAATGGGCACCGGTGGACCAGCTGCTCAAATCTCTGGAGAAGGCGGTGCAGAGCGTCGGAGAGGATGGTCCCCTCCTTCCTCTCGCTAGTATCATGGACCCG gCAACGGGCATGACACCATTGATGTACGCAGTAAAAGACAATCGCACGGGATTGCTCGACCGAATGATTGAATTGGGAGCGGACGTAGGTGCCAGGAACAGC GACAATTACAATGCTCTTCACATCGCGGCTATGTACTCGAGAGAGGATGTCGTCAAATTATTACTGTCAAAGCGGGGCGTCGATCCTTATGCCACTGGAGGA CCGAGGCAACAAACAGCTGTACATTTGGTCGCGTCCAGACAAACAGGTACTGCGACTTCAATTTTACGAGCGTTACTGGCCGCCGCCGGCCGGGACATTAGGTTGAAAGTTGATGGG AGAGGAAAGATACCTTTGCTCTTGGCGGTGGAAGCTGGAAATCAATCGATGTGCAGGGAATTGTTGGCTCAACAGGCACCGGATCAGCTCCGTGCCACTACCACTACAGGTGACTCAGCTCTTCATCTGGCGGCTAGGAGACGGGACATCGATATGGTGCGAATATTAGTGGATTACGGGGCGACTGTGGATATGCAAAAC GGCGATGGACAAACTGCATTGCATATAGCAAGCGCTGAGGGTGACGAAACCCTCGTCAAGTACTTTTACGGTGTCAGAGCGTCAGCCTCCATCACTGATCATCAGGATCGTACTCCGATGCATTTAGCAGCAGAAAACGGACATGCTTCTATTATTGAATTGTTGGCTGACAAATTCAAAGCCAGCATATTTGAGAGGACGAAGGACGGATCAACACTGATGCATATAGCGTCATTGAACGGTCACTCGGAATGCGCGACGATGCTCTTCAAGAAGGGCGTCTACTTGCACATGCCAAATAAACGTGGCGCCAGGTCAATTCACACGGCAGCGAAGTACGGTCATGTTGGCATCATAAGCACTCTCCTACAACGAGGTGAAAAG GTGGACGCAACTACGAACGACAATTACACGGCGCTGCATATAGCCGTGGAAAATGCAAAACCTGCGGTAGTAGAGACTTTGTTAGGTTACGGGGCCGAAGTTCACGTTCGAGGAGGAAAGCTTCGGGAAACGCCTCTTCACATAGCAGCCAGAGTGCCTGACGGCGACAGATGTGCGCTGATGCTACTGAAATCTGGTGCAGGGCCAAATTTGACTACCGACGACGGTCAAACACCTGTGCACGTAGCGGCGAGCCATGGCAACTTGACGACGTTATTGCTTCTTCTGGAGGATGGCGGGGATCCTATGTACAAGTCGAAG AATGGAGAAACGCCACTTCACTTGGCGTGTAGGGGATGCAAAGCCGACGTCGTGCGACACTTGATCGAGTTTGTGAAGGAAAGAAAGGGTCCAGAAACAGCGACGGCCTACGTCAACAGTTTAACAAACGAAGGAGCGAGCGCATTACATTACGCCGCTCAGATCGAACCGTCGGAAGTTGAAATACCTGGTGACGATCGCGCAGTTATCCGAGCTCTTCTGGAGGGTGGAGCAGACGTTTCACTCCAAACAAAACAGGCTCAAGAATCAGCGTTCCATCATTGCGCGTTAGCTGGAAACAACGAAGTTCTAACAGAGATGATAAGTGGTATGTCAGCCACGGAAGTACAGAAAGCGTTAAATCGTCAAAGCGCTGTCGGTTGGACTCCGTTGTTAATCGCTGCCCATCGTGGTCACATGGAGCTAGTGACCACGTTACTGGCGAATCACGCGAGAGTAGACGTATTTGACCTGGAGGGTAGGTCCGCGCTTCACCTGGCTGCCGAGCACGGTTATTTACAAGTCTGCGATGCGTTATTGGCGAACAAGGCATTCATAAACTCCAAGTCCAGAGTCGGTAGAACAGCATTGCACTTGGCAGCGATGAACGGCTACTCGCATCTCGTCAAGTTCCTTGTGCAGGACCACGGGGCTGCGATAGACGTTCTTACGCTGAGAAAACAGACACCCCTTCATTTGGCAGCTGGTGCTGGCCAATTGGAAGTGTGCAAGCTTCTACTCGAACTCGGGGCAAGTATAGACGCGACCGATGATCAAGGTCAGAAACCGATTCATGCTGCAGCGATGAACAACTATGCAGAGGTGGCCCAGCTATTCCTTCAAAGACATCCCAGCTTAGTGATGGCATGTACCAAAGATGGGAACACATGCGCCCACATAGCGGCGATGCAGGGCAGCGTGCGCGTGATCGAAGAGCTGATGAAATTCGATCGGCAAGGTGTCATCTCCGCAAGAAACAAGTTAACCGAAGCGACTCCTCTTCAGCTGGCGGCCGAAGGAGGACATGCCGAGGTTGTTAAAGCCTTAGTCAGAGCAGGTGCTTCTTGCGCCGATGAGAATCGAGCGGGATTCACCGCGGTCCATTTGGCCGCGCAACACGGACATGGTCAGGTATTGGAAGTGATGAGATCTTCTCAATCTCTTCGTATATCCAGTAAGAAGCTTGGGGTTACTGCCCTTCATGTTGCCGCTTACTTCGGTCAAGCCG ATACCGTACGGGAACTCTTAACCAACGTACCTGGAACGGTGAAATCCGATCCCCCAACTGGTGGCTCTCTGGTAGGAGAATTAGGAAGCGAATCCGGAATGACACCTTTACACTTGGCTGCTTACTCCGGAAACGAAAATGTCGTACGACTTCTGTTAAACTCAGCTGGCGTACAG GTGGAGGCAGCGACCACGGAAAACGGCTTTAATCCCCTCCATTTGGCCTGTTTCGGAGGTCATATCACGGTGGTGGGTCTTTTGTTGAGCAGATCGGCAGAATTGTTACATAGCTCAGATCGATACGGTAAAACTGGTCTGCACATCGCCGCGACTCACGGTCACTACCAAATGGTGGAAGTTCTGCTCGGTCAGGGAGCAGAAATAAACGCGACTGATAAAAATGGCTGGACGCCGTTGCATTGCGCCGCTCGCGCCGGTTATCTTGATGTTGTTAAATTGCTGGTCGAAAGCGGAGCCTCACCGAAGAGTGAAACCAATCTCGGAAGCGCGCCGATTTGGTTCGCCGCTTCGGAGGGTCACAACGACGTGCTCAAGTATCTCATGGAGAAGGAGCACGATACATACGCTCTGATGGAGGATAAGAGG TTCGTCTATAATATGATGGTCTGCAGTAAGAGCCACAACAATAAACCGATCGAGGAATTCGTGCTGGTATCGCCGGCGCCAGTAGACACGGCAGCAAAGCTTTCCAATATCTACATGAAATTGtcggagaaagagaaggagagagctAAAGACTTGATAGCCGCCGGCAAACAATGCGAAGCGATGGCCACGGAATTGTTAGCTCTAGCCGCGGGCGCCGACTCGGCTGGAAGAATTCTTACCTCGATGGATCGCAGAAACGTGGAATTCTTGGACGTTCTGATCGAGAACGAGCAGAAGGAGGTGATTGCGCATACGGTGGTACAACGATATCTTCAAGAACTGTGGCAGGGCAGCTTGAATTGGAACGCCTTCAGGACGATTCTTCTATTCGTCGCATTCCTCATCTGTCCGCCAGTATGGGTGGTGTTCGCTCTTCCGCTCGGTCACAAGTACAATAACGTTCCCATCATAAAATTCATGTCGTACCTCACGTCTCACATATATCTGATGGTCTTCCTTTTACTGGTCGGTATAATTCCTATATATCCGGTGGTAAGACCGAGCCTATTACCGTACTGGTACGAATGGTGTCTTCTCGTGATGCTGTCTGGACTTTTGCTCTTCGAGCTGACCAATCCTAGCGACAAGAGCGGACTAGGCTGGATCAAATTGGCGGTGCTATTGTTCGGCATCTGTGGAGTAGCGTTCCATCTTATGGGCTTCGTGCTCGTTCAACGACAGTACTGGCCAACCCTGCTCTACCTCAGGAATCAACTATTCGCTCTGAGCTTCTTGCTGGCTTGTGTGCAGATCCTCGACTTCCTCTCGTTTCACCATCTCTTTGGACCATGGGCGATCATCATCGGAAACCTGATGAAGGATCTCGCCAGATTTCTTGCTGTGTTAGCCATCTTTGTGTTTGGTTTCTCAATGCACTTCGTTGCGCTGAACCAAGCCTTCAAGAATCAATCGACTCAAGATATGCGCgaggacaaaaagaaaaagggcGCCTTCTACGACG GACAAGCACAGCGCCATCACCACTGA
- the LOC126914379 gene encoding serine/threonine-protein phosphatase 6 regulatory ankyrin repeat subunit A isoform X5 gives MSSNSKKTSGGKDEKKNPSSKEESPVSKDEAGGSASTGSIGGGTSADGTQPGSKPGSAGATSREAAQKLLGLAARGEWAPVDQLLKSLEKAVQSVGEDGPLLPLASIMDPATGMTPLMYAVKDNRTGLLDRMIELGADVGARNSDNYNALHIAAMYSREDVVKLLLSKRGVDPYATGGPRQQTAVHLVASRQTGTATSILRALLAAAGRDIRLKVDGRGKIPLLLAVEAGNQSMCRELLAQQAPDQLRATTTTGDSALHLAARRRDIDMVRILVDYGATVDMQNGDGQTALHIASAEGDETLVKYFYGVRASASITDHQDRTPMHLAAENGHASIIELLADKFKASIFERTKDGSTLMHIASLNGHSECATMLFKKGVYLHMPNKRGARSIHTAAKYGHVGIISTLLQRGEKVDATTNDNYTALHIAVENAKPAVVETLLGYGAEVHVRGGKLRETPLHIAARVPDGDRCALMLLKSGAGPNLTTDDGQTPVHVAASHGNLTTLLLLLEDGGDPMYKSKNGETPLHLACRGCKADVVRHLIEFVKERKGPETATAYVNSLTNEGASALHYAAQIEPSEVEIPGDDRAVIRALLEGGADVSLQTKQAQESAFHHCALAGNNEVLTEMISGMSATEVQKALNRQSAVGWTPLLIAAHRGHMELVTTLLANHARVDVFDLEGRSALHLAAEHGYLQVCDALLANKAFINSKSRVGRTALHLAAMNGYSHLVKFLVQDHGAAIDVLTLRKQTPLHLAAGAGQLEVCKLLLELGASIDATDDQGQKPIHAAAMNNYAEVAQLFLQRHPSLVMACTKDGNTCAHIAAMQGSVRVIEELMKFDRQGVISARNKLTEATPLQLAAEGGHAEVVKALVRAGASCADENRAGFTAVHLAAQHGHGQVLEVMRSSQSLRISSKKLGVTALHVAAYFGQADTVRELLTNVPGTVKSDPPTGGSLVGELGSESGMTPLHLAAYSGNENVVRLLLNSAGVQVEAATTENGFNPLHLACFGGHITVVGLLLSRSAELLHSSDRYGKTGLHIAATHGHYQMVEVLLGQGAEINATDKNGWTPLHCAARAGYLDVVKLLVESGASPKSETNLGSAPIWFAASEGHNDVLKYLMEKEHDTYALMEDKRFVYNMMVCSKSHNNKPIEEFVLVSPAPVDTAAKLSNIYMKLSEKEKERAKDLIAAGKQCEAMATELLALAAGADSAGRILTSMDRRNVEFLDVLIENEQKEVIAHTVVQRYLQELWQGSLNWNAFRTILLFVAFLICPPVWVVFALPLGHKYNNVPIIKFMSYLTSHIYLMVFLLLVGIIPIYPVVRPSLLPYWYEWCLLVMLSGLLLFELTNPSDKSGLGWIKLAVLLFGICGVAFHLMGFVLVQRQYWPTLLYLRNQLFALSFLLACVQILDFLSFHHLFGPWAIIIGNLMKDLARFLAVLAIFVFGFSMHFVALNQAFKNQSTQDMREDKKKKGAFYDVKVNPIDITENLFFAIFGQKDTDDFTISLKRKMQPNWTIYFFKISFSLYMLVSVIVLINLLIAMMSDTYQSIQSQSDIEWKYGLSKLIRKMQKTRTAPSPLNLVTSWISYIGRACKNRSRERKTGVMHLFTGHTFIQDNGVLSQQRDVINFPLLQSSPLENQSSLKDSIRIENAVKWDFVRQKYRIRFGNEVEKPLPEEPSTTNTNR, from the exons ATGAGCAGTAACAGTAAAAAGACATCGGGTGGGAAGGACGAAAAAAAGAATCCCTCCAGCAAAGAGGAAAGCCCAGTAAGCAAAGATGAGGCCGGAGGATCAGCCTCGACGGGAAGCATCGGTGGAGGAACAAGCGCGGATGGAACACAACCTGGAAGCAAACCTGGATCGGCCGGAGCAACCAGCAGGGAAGCCGCGCAAAAGCTCCTCGGGCTTGCCGCGCGTGGAGAATGGGCACCGGTGGACCAGCTGCTCAAATCTCTGGAGAAGGCGGTGCAGAGCGTCGGAGAGGATGGTCCCCTCCTTCCTCTCGCTAGTATCATGGACCCG gCAACGGGCATGACACCATTGATGTACGCAGTAAAAGACAATCGCACGGGATTGCTCGACCGAATGATTGAATTGGGAGCGGACGTAGGTGCCAGGAACAGC GACAATTACAATGCTCTTCACATCGCGGCTATGTACTCGAGAGAGGATGTCGTCAAATTATTACTGTCAAAGCGGGGCGTCGATCCTTATGCCACTGGAGGA CCGAGGCAACAAACAGCTGTACATTTGGTCGCGTCCAGACAAACAGGTACTGCGACTTCAATTTTACGAGCGTTACTGGCCGCCGCCGGCCGGGACATTAGGTTGAAAGTTGATGGG AGAGGAAAGATACCTTTGCTCTTGGCGGTGGAAGCTGGAAATCAATCGATGTGCAGGGAATTGTTGGCTCAACAGGCACCGGATCAGCTCCGTGCCACTACCACTACAGGTGACTCAGCTCTTCATCTGGCGGCTAGGAGACGGGACATCGATATGGTGCGAATATTAGTGGATTACGGGGCGACTGTGGATATGCAAAAC GGCGATGGACAAACTGCATTGCATATAGCAAGCGCTGAGGGTGACGAAACCCTCGTCAAGTACTTTTACGGTGTCAGAGCGTCAGCCTCCATCACTGATCATCAGGATCGTACTCCGATGCATTTAGCAGCAGAAAACGGACATGCTTCTATTATTGAATTGTTGGCTGACAAATTCAAAGCCAGCATATTTGAGAGGACGAAGGACGGATCAACACTGATGCATATAGCGTCATTGAACGGTCACTCGGAATGCGCGACGATGCTCTTCAAGAAGGGCGTCTACTTGCACATGCCAAATAAACGTGGCGCCAGGTCAATTCACACGGCAGCGAAGTACGGTCATGTTGGCATCATAAGCACTCTCCTACAACGAGGTGAAAAG GTGGACGCAACTACGAACGACAATTACACGGCGCTGCATATAGCCGTGGAAAATGCAAAACCTGCGGTAGTAGAGACTTTGTTAGGTTACGGGGCCGAAGTTCACGTTCGAGGAGGAAAGCTTCGGGAAACGCCTCTTCACATAGCAGCCAGAGTGCCTGACGGCGACAGATGTGCGCTGATGCTACTGAAATCTGGTGCAGGGCCAAATTTGACTACCGACGACGGTCAAACACCTGTGCACGTAGCGGCGAGCCATGGCAACTTGACGACGTTATTGCTTCTTCTGGAGGATGGCGGGGATCCTATGTACAAGTCGAAG AATGGAGAAACGCCACTTCACTTGGCGTGTAGGGGATGCAAAGCCGACGTCGTGCGACACTTGATCGAGTTTGTGAAGGAAAGAAAGGGTCCAGAAACAGCGACGGCCTACGTCAACAGTTTAACAAACGAAGGAGCGAGCGCATTACATTACGCCGCTCAGATCGAACCGTCGGAAGTTGAAATACCTGGTGACGATCGCGCAGTTATCCGAGCTCTTCTGGAGGGTGGAGCAGACGTTTCACTCCAAACAAAACAGGCTCAAGAATCAGCGTTCCATCATTGCGCGTTAGCTGGAAACAACGAAGTTCTAACAGAGATGATAAGTGGTATGTCAGCCACGGAAGTACAGAAAGCGTTAAATCGTCAAAGCGCTGTCGGTTGGACTCCGTTGTTAATCGCTGCCCATCGTGGTCACATGGAGCTAGTGACCACGTTACTGGCGAATCACGCGAGAGTAGACGTATTTGACCTGGAGGGTAGGTCCGCGCTTCACCTGGCTGCCGAGCACGGTTATTTACAAGTCTGCGATGCGTTATTGGCGAACAAGGCATTCATAAACTCCAAGTCCAGAGTCGGTAGAACAGCATTGCACTTGGCAGCGATGAACGGCTACTCGCATCTCGTCAAGTTCCTTGTGCAGGACCACGGGGCTGCGATAGACGTTCTTACGCTGAGAAAACAGACACCCCTTCATTTGGCAGCTGGTGCTGGCCAATTGGAAGTGTGCAAGCTTCTACTCGAACTCGGGGCAAGTATAGACGCGACCGATGATCAAGGTCAGAAACCGATTCATGCTGCAGCGATGAACAACTATGCAGAGGTGGCCCAGCTATTCCTTCAAAGACATCCCAGCTTAGTGATGGCATGTACCAAAGATGGGAACACATGCGCCCACATAGCGGCGATGCAGGGCAGCGTGCGCGTGATCGAAGAGCTGATGAAATTCGATCGGCAAGGTGTCATCTCCGCAAGAAACAAGTTAACCGAAGCGACTCCTCTTCAGCTGGCGGCCGAAGGAGGACATGCCGAGGTTGTTAAAGCCTTAGTCAGAGCAGGTGCTTCTTGCGCCGATGAGAATCGAGCGGGATTCACCGCGGTCCATTTGGCCGCGCAACACGGACATGGTCAGGTATTGGAAGTGATGAGATCTTCTCAATCTCTTCGTATATCCAGTAAGAAGCTTGGGGTTACTGCCCTTCATGTTGCCGCTTACTTCGGTCAAGCCG ATACCGTACGGGAACTCTTAACCAACGTACCTGGAACGGTGAAATCCGATCCCCCAACTGGTGGCTCTCTGGTAGGAGAATTAGGAAGCGAATCCGGAATGACACCTTTACACTTGGCTGCTTACTCCGGAAACGAAAATGTCGTACGACTTCTGTTAAACTCAGCTGGCGTACAG GTGGAGGCAGCGACCACGGAAAACGGCTTTAATCCCCTCCATTTGGCCTGTTTCGGAGGTCATATCACGGTGGTGGGTCTTTTGTTGAGCAGATCGGCAGAATTGTTACATAGCTCAGATCGATACGGTAAAACTGGTCTGCACATCGCCGCGACTCACGGTCACTACCAAATGGTGGAAGTTCTGCTCGGTCAGGGAGCAGAAATAAACGCGACTGATAAAAATGGCTGGACGCCGTTGCATTGCGCCGCTCGCGCCGGTTATCTTGATGTTGTTAAATTGCTGGTCGAAAGCGGAGCCTCACCGAAGAGTGAAACCAATCTCGGAAGCGCGCCGATTTGGTTCGCCGCTTCGGAGGGTCACAACGACGTGCTCAAGTATCTCATGGAGAAGGAGCACGATACATACGCTCTGATGGAGGATAAGAGG TTCGTCTATAATATGATGGTCTGCAGTAAGAGCCACAACAATAAACCGATCGAGGAATTCGTGCTGGTATCGCCGGCGCCAGTAGACACGGCAGCAAAGCTTTCCAATATCTACATGAAATTGtcggagaaagagaaggagagagctAAAGACTTGATAGCCGCCGGCAAACAATGCGAAGCGATGGCCACGGAATTGTTAGCTCTAGCCGCGGGCGCCGACTCGGCTGGAAGAATTCTTACCTCGATGGATCGCAGAAACGTGGAATTCTTGGACGTTCTGATCGAGAACGAGCAGAAGGAGGTGATTGCGCATACGGTGGTACAACGATATCTTCAAGAACTGTGGCAGGGCAGCTTGAATTGGAACGCCTTCAGGACGATTCTTCTATTCGTCGCATTCCTCATCTGTCCGCCAGTATGGGTGGTGTTCGCTCTTCCGCTCGGTCACAAGTACAATAACGTTCCCATCATAAAATTCATGTCGTACCTCACGTCTCACATATATCTGATGGTCTTCCTTTTACTGGTCGGTATAATTCCTATATATCCGGTGGTAAGACCGAGCCTATTACCGTACTGGTACGAATGGTGTCTTCTCGTGATGCTGTCTGGACTTTTGCTCTTCGAGCTGACCAATCCTAGCGACAAGAGCGGACTAGGCTGGATCAAATTGGCGGTGCTATTGTTCGGCATCTGTGGAGTAGCGTTCCATCTTATGGGCTTCGTGCTCGTTCAACGACAGTACTGGCCAACCCTGCTCTACCTCAGGAATCAACTATTCGCTCTGAGCTTCTTGCTGGCTTGTGTGCAGATCCTCGACTTCCTCTCGTTTCACCATCTCTTTGGACCATGGGCGATCATCATCGGAAACCTGATGAAGGATCTCGCCAGATTTCTTGCTGTGTTAGCCATCTTTGTGTTTGGTTTCTCAATGCACTTCGTTGCGCTGAACCAAGCCTTCAAGAATCAATCGACTCAAGATATGCGCgaggacaaaaagaaaaagggcGCCTTCTACGACG TGAAAGTGAATCCCATCGATATCACGGAAAATCTTTTCTTCGCTATTTTTGGCCAAAAGGATACGGATGACTTCACGATAtcattaaaacgaaaaatgcaaCCAAATTGGACAATATATTTCTTTAAG ATATCTTTCTCTCTATATATGTTGGTTAGTGTTATTGTACTAATCAATTTATTAATCGCGATGATGTCCGACACATATCAAAGTATTCAGTCGCAAAGCGATATCGAATGGAAATATGGATTGAGCAAACTTATTCGTAAAATGCAAAA AACACGTACCGCACCTTCGCCGTTGAATCTCGTTACTTCCTGGATTTCATATATTGGAAGAGCGTGTAAAAATCGAAGCCGCGAACGTAAAACTGGTGTAATGCACCTATTTACGGGACATACATTTATTCAG GACAATGGAGTATTATCTCAGCAGCGTGACGTCATTAACTTTCCATTACTTCAATCAAGTCCATTGGAAAATCAATCATCTTTGAAAGATTCCATAAGAATTGAAAATGCCGTCAAATGGGATTTTGTAAgacaaaaatatagaatacgaTTTGGCAACGAAGTCGAAAAACCTCTTCCAGAAGAGCCATCTACGACTAATACGAACCGTTGA